The genomic interval CATGGAGAGGCTGGATTCCAAATTAACTTCATAATAGAAAACAAGGTATAACCAGCGTGTGCTTGGGACGGCGAGGAGCATGCCGCCCCAGACACGCGGCGTTCGATTTGTGAAGTAACTATGAAGATCATCATAAAATACGGAATTGAAAATATCGATTGGGTAGCATTGTGCGAGATATTTAGGCTTGCACCCCTCGGTACACGTGAACCAAATAAGTTAAAAGAAGCAGCAAAAAATAGCCATACTGTTTGTTCTGCATATCTTGATCATGCAATCATTGGTTTTGGTCGTGCGATTTCAGATAGTCAATATCAATCAGCCATCTATGATGTGGTCGTATTGCCTGAGTTCCAGAATCAAGGCGTGGGTAAATCAATTATGGAAGCGCTTCTATCGAAATTGCCGAAAGGTGGCCCTGTGCTGATCTACGTTGCACCTGGGAAACAGGATTTTTACCGTAAATTCGGCTTTGGCAATTTAAAAACCGGGATGGGATTATTCCCAAATCCTGTGATGTCGAGAGAAAATGGGTATCTCGAATAAAAGGGAATCGAACCTTAGGCTCCATTGGACCGCAAAAGGCGGGCGACTGTGGCTGTAGCGATTTCATCATCTAACTTTTCATTGGTGAACGTCGTATGCTTTTGCGGCCCATGAGCCATACGTTCGGTGTGTAGAAACATGAAATCAAAAAGCGAAATCCTTTCCGATGGTACTGAAATATTAAAACCACTGATGGTAAAAAATGGTTTTCAATTTTTCGTCGAAGGGAAAGGGCAGAGTTCGGGTGGTAATTTTGCATTCGGGTCATGGAAGAAAGAAGACAGAAAACTTGAGTATCATTTTCGTTTTTCGCTCGGTTTAGTGGAATATTCACTATGTGAGAAATCGATTGGTCATGAATTTTTCCTTTGGGCATTAACCGGACAAAAGCGTATAGCAAAATATCCGGGCTCTTCTGAAGATCCATTAGATGGTTTCCGTAGGTTATTCGACGATTTAAATCAATATTGCGCTGTCTTTTTGAGTGGCTCAGATTCAGAATTGGAAAAAGCTTTACAAAAGGCAGAGAAACTAAAGAAATATTGGGAATCTTTAAGTCCATTCAAAAAAATGGAAATCAAATAGGACACCGAACAATCGCTTGCATGCAGACCGGGCGGGCCTTGGCATTTTTTGGAAGGCTTCTACTGACCTTAATATAACATATTTTGTAAGCATTTATCAGTATCCCCCCCCGGCTGGTGAAGCAAACGTTGTGTCATAGATAGCGATGTTGAAGATGAATTCTGAACTATCAAAAACGGACGTACTAAATCTTCTGCATATTTGGCGCAAGTGGTTAAATGGCCCCGATCCAGCTCAAAATAAGCCGCCTGAATTCAAAAAATGGGATGAAATCGGGCCAAAAGGAATTTCGGTTGGTATAGGGATGCTCCTTCATTTATATCTCTGGATGTTAGCGAAGCTTGGAATGGTACTAAGAATCCAATCACTGACGATATGGGCATCTAAAGCAAGAATAAAATATGACCATTTATGGTTTGAACCAATTTCTTGTGGATATACTAACGCATTCGTAGACATGGGATTGGGCTATTTAGAATCTGGGAAGGTTGAAAAGGCCATAGATTGCTTATCAAAAGCTTGGCGAGTGTATCCATGTCCTCATAATACATCATTTGGTTTGCGGTTGAAGCTGTATAAGAAATTAAGAGATTTTCCAGAAGCGCAACGAGCCGTAGCAGAATATAAAGAAATGTGGGAAAAATTTAAAATGGCGTGACACAACCCATCGCTGGTCGGGACGGCGAGGACCATGCCGCCCGACAGCTTATCGTTATGCGGTAAACGAGGGAGCGTAATGAAATTTTCTGAAACGACAACAGTTGCATTGATAGCCCTCTCAGGCGTGCTTGTATCGGCGTTCGTCTCGTATATTGTCAGTTCAAACCAAGCAGATTTAACAGTTAACAACCTCAAAGTGGAACTTGAAAGCAGGTTTAACCAAAAGCTCTATGAAAAAAGGCTTGAGGCATATCCGTCACTGTATAAGGTATTGAGTGACTTGGGAAAAGATTTAAGGGCAATAGACTTACCATACTCTAAGCTGAAAAACAGACTCAATGAGATAGATAAATGGGATAGTAGCAACGCTATTCTTTTGAGCCATTCAGGGATCGTAAACATTTTGGAACTAAGAAATATCTTAGACGAAAATACAAATTGGAATCCAAAATACGAACCAGATGCACAAGTAAACAAGGATTTACGGCAAAGCATTTTCGATGCAACGTTGAAGTTAGAAGAGCAACTGAAAGAAGAAATTGGGATTTATGATGCAGAGGGTTATCACAATCCCCCTCTGTCAACTATGTACCCACATAGCTGGAAATACATCGAAGGTGAAAAAGGCAAAGCGCATAACAATTAGCTCCAGTGGACAGAAAAAAGCGTCGCTCGTTTCTCGCTCTGCTTTTTGCTGCCCCTGAGCATTGTATTCTTATAGGAGAGAGAATGAAGCTCAAAAGGATATAGCGGGCGCGGACATCCGGATACTCCCCATTGTCCTCCACAGAGGCTATTGCGTCAATTAAAGGGCGCAAATACCTGGAACTGGACCCCAATGCCGAAGCAAAGGATATGGACCCAGTCGTTTATGACAAAGCCATCGAGGAGTACCTCGCAGATGTCCAGGCAAACCCGGAAGGATATAAAGAAATGCTCGAGTATAAGGGAGAGTAAATGCTCAGATTGGGATTTAAGGGATTTTGGCACATAGGAAACGTACATTAAACAATTAATATTGAGCTCCTTTTTGCAAATTTCGCTGGCGCGGAGCGCAGTTGATAATAGATTTTTTATATTTTCATGTACGTCCCCTTGTACCCGTCCCCTTGTACCTCTTGTACCTTTTCATGTATGTCCCCTTGTACCATAGTACCCCAAAGACCACGCGGCTACGACACGAGAGTTCATGAATGAAAATGAAAAAGAATTCTTTAAAATATATTATCGATGCCATTCTTTTCATTGATATTTGTTCGATTGCTTTGATCGGATTGTTGTTGGGATTTGTCATACCGGAAGGAAAAAAACATCAGGCTGCAAAATATTTTCTGGGTCTCCACAGACATGAATGGGGGGATATTCATCTTTTTCTCTCTGCTATCTTATTGATACTTTTATTTTTACATCTTTGGCTGAATTGGACATGGATTGTTCAATCGACAAAACGCTATTTCGGAAATAACTGGAAAAATGCCTTATGGTGTATTTCCGGAGCATGGATATTTATTTTGATCGTTGCATGGATTATCGCAAGGACATGAATTCTTGATAAACATTTTTCCTCGCCTGACCGGTGTTACTCTGCCGCTCCACACTGCTGTCGGGAGATGCCTTATCCTCCAATCAAGGAGGGGCATGATGAAACCAGCAAAGAACACGGTTTGTCTCTGGTACGATGGCGACGTCGAGGACGCGGCGCGGTTATACTCCAAAATCTTTCCCGATTCGTCCGTTGGTGCAGTGCATCGCGCACCGGGAGACTTTCCGTCTGGGAAAAAAGGGGACGTGTTGACCGTCGAGTTTGCCGTGATGGGAAACCTTCTGATAGGGGGACTGGGGAACGTACATTAAACTATGAAAATTGCATTTTCTTCATAGCCGGCTGGTGTATAGCGTAAGGGATAATGAATTATTTAAACTTTCATGTACGTCCCCTGCTGCCCGGAAACAGTTTTTTCATAACCTCAACCTGTAGCGGAACGCGGCCAAAAAGCGGCCGCTCCCTCTAAGGCCGGTCGTCAAGAGACACGTGGAGGTATGGAGTATGGCCGATAAACCGTTTCCCCGTTTGCAGGCAATCGCGACGATTCTGACTCCCATACTTCTGGGAGTCGGTGGTTTGATACTCTCGGACCAGGCCAGAGATACCTCGAGACAGCTTGAGGAGATCGCTCAGACGGTTAGTGCTGTCAGTGCTATGGAGCCATACATCGACCTGCTGGCCGGAGATTCTCCTGAGAAGGCCAAGATGGCCGCCTATGCCTTGTATAAGCTGAATCTGAACGATAAGAGAGCCGCAATCTACATCATTTTGGCTGCGGATCGTCAGGAATCAAATGAAGTTTTGGAGCGGCTCGCGAACGATGATCCTGACGTGCGGTCGATCGTTGGGGCAGTTATTGGCAAAACGGAGGCGGCCCAGAGGGCAAGCTTGGATTCGAAGTCTCCTGACCCAGACGAAGTCCCTGTTGCGTCGCAGGCTGCACTGACCAGCGCAGCACTAAAGATCTCTCGGTCTTACATGCTTGAGGGCTGGATGTACTTGGGGACTTTCAAAGACGGGCATTGGGAAGCACGACAGCTCGAGATTCGCGGATCGCTGCCGAAGGAGCAAGAGGTCTACTCTGTCGTGGACGACACCTATCTTCGTTCGGGAAAGCCCTCATTTCCACTCTACAAGCTCTCTGACGCAGTCGGTGTCGCCAAGAAGGGTGATCGAATTCTTATCACGGAAATGGACCCCGACGTTGGAAAGAACCGCGTGTGGGCGCACGTGCGGGTGATGCCGACGCGATAAGTGCCGCCCAACGTTTCTCTACACGGGACAGGTGTTCCGCTTCCGCTCCACACCTGCCTTTAAAAAATCGTTGGCGCCTGATGACATCGAGCGGACGAGCTTGGCCTGGCCATAGGACAAACAAAGGAATATCACGAGGTGCTCTCATGCGTGAGTTGAGACTGAGCAAGGCCTTTACCCTGATCGAATCAGGGCCTGTTGTTCTTGTGACGACCCATGATGGGCAGAAAGACAACATCATGACTATCTCATGGACCATAGTGATAGATTTCACCCCGGTGTTTGCCATCACCACGGGTGAATGGAATTATTCTTTCGCGGCCTTGCGAAAAAACAGGGAGTGCGTCATTGCCATTCCGACAGTTGACATGCTGGATAGGGTGGTCGGTATAGGGACGTGCTCCGGGAAAGACACAGACAAGTTTGCCAAGTTCAAGCTGACACCTTTGCAGGGCAAGGTCGTCAGGTCGCCCTTGATCAAGGAGTGCCTCGCCAACATAGAGTGCAAGGTCATCGACATCGTTAAAAAGCACAACATTGTCGTGTTGGAGGCAGTTGCCGCATACATCGACAACAAGCGCAAGGAGAAGCGCATGATTCACGCTGTTGGCGACGGAACGTTCATTGTTGACGGGCGTAGGATTGATCGGAAGAAGATGATGACCTCCAAGCTCCCATCCGGCATTTAACGTTCATTTCCAGCACGAGGAGATTGTGGGAGCCCAAATGGAAAAAATTCTGGCTTGGTGTGACCGTATCTGTTTGGTCTTGACCCGCTCTGGGAATATTTCTAATCTGGACTTTGTGGATAACCGCTGAAACTAATGAGAAAGGAATATGGCCATGAATTATGAATCCATTATCGTCGAGGTGGGTGATGATTTCGTTGCCCAGATTACGCTGAATCGTCCTGACCATATGAATACCTTTACAACAACACTGGCCAATGAATTGAAAGATGCCTTGTTGATGCTCGATAAGGATAAAAATGTCAGAGTCGTTCTGATTAAAGGCGCGGGCAGGGCTTTTTGCGCGGGAATTGATATCGGCGACTTTTTTGGTAAAACCCCTTCCGAATACAAGCAGTGGATAGAATGTATGGAGGCACCTCTCGTTTTTATAAGCAAGATGAACAAACCTGTGATCGCTCAGGTGCACGGTGTTGCAGCGGCAAACGGCGCCGGTTTGGTCGCTGCTGCCGATCTTGCCATAGCAGGAGAGAAAACCAAGTTCGGGCTGACCGCAATTAATGTGGGGCTTAACTGTGTCGGGCCTGTGATTCCCGTGAGCAAATCCGTGGGCAGAAAAAAAGCACTTGAACTGTTGTTTTACGGTGATCTCATAAAAGCTGAGACGGCCCTTGATTTGGGTCTGATCAATAGAACTGTATCTGATGCTGAACTGGATAAAGAGGCCCGAAACTGGGCTGCAATTTTAGCACAAAAAAGCCCTGTGGCGTTGCAACTTGCCAAAAAGGCTTTTTATTCGGCAGCAGATCTGGATTATTATAAATCCTTTGAATATATGAACGAGGCGTTTGCGCGGTTGTGTACGACAGAAGACGCCAAAGAGGGCATTAACGCATTTTTGGAAAAGCGAAAAGCGGTCTGGAAAGAAAAATAAGTCTGGAGGTGGACATCAGTTAACATGCCATGGATAAAAGAAGAGTTATGCGTAGGATGCGAAACGTGCGTGGATGAATGCCCGGCCGGGGCGATTCTCATGGAAAATGACATTGCCGTTATTGATGATGAGGCGTGCATACGATGTGCCCACTGTCATGAGATATGCCCGGAGGAGGCCGTTCGGCATGACGGTGAACGCATCCCTGAAGAGGTGCAGGCCAATATGGCCTGGGCCAACAAGCTGATACATCACGACTATTACGCCGGTGACAAGGTCAAGCAAAGACAACTGATCGAACGTCTGCAGCGTTATTTTGCCAAAAATATCAAGGTGACCGAAAAGACCATTGAGCAGCTGGTGTCTCTGAAAAATTCCGA from Desulfatitalea tepidiphila carries:
- a CDS encoding enoyl-CoA hydratase/isomerase family protein produces the protein MNYESIIVEVGDDFVAQITLNRPDHMNTFTTTLANELKDALLMLDKDKNVRVVLIKGAGRAFCAGIDIGDFFGKTPSEYKQWIECMEAPLVFISKMNKPVIAQVHGVAAANGAGLVAAADLAIAGEKTKFGLTAINVGLNCVGPVIPVSKSVGRKKALELLFYGDLIKAETALDLGLINRTVSDAELDKEARNWAAILAQKSPVALQLAKKAFYSAADLDYYKSFEYMNEAFARLCTTEDAKEGINAFLEKRKAVWKEK
- a CDS encoding DUF362 domain-containing protein, giving the protein MPWIKEELCVGCETCVDECPAGAILMENDIAVIDDEACIRCAHCHEICPEEAVRHDGERIPEEVQANMAWANKLIHHDYYAGDKVKQRQLIERLQRYFAKNIKVTEKTIEQLVSLKNSEYAE
- a CDS encoding tetratricopeptide repeat protein; the encoded protein is MNSELSKTDVLNLLHIWRKWLNGPDPAQNKPPEFKKWDEIGPKGISVGIGMLLHLYLWMLAKLGMVLRIQSLTIWASKARIKYDHLWFEPISCGYTNAFVDMGLGYLESGKVEKAIDCLSKAWRVYPCPHNTSFGLRLKLYKKLRDFPEAQRAVAEYKEMWEKFKMA
- a CDS encoding VOC family protein translates to MKPAKNTVCLWYDGDVEDAARLYSKIFPDSSVGAVHRAPGDFPSGKKGDVLTVEFAVMGNLLIGGLGNVH
- a CDS encoding GNAT family N-acetyltransferase, with the protein product MKIIIKYGIENIDWVALCEIFRLAPLGTREPNKLKEAAKNSHTVCSAYLDHAIIGFGRAISDSQYQSAIYDVVVLPEFQNQGVGKSIMEALLSKLPKGGPVLIYVAPGKQDFYRKFGFGNLKTGMGLFPNPVMSRENGYLE
- a CDS encoding flavin reductase family protein: MRELRLSKAFTLIESGPVVLVTTHDGQKDNIMTISWTIVIDFTPVFAITTGEWNYSFAALRKNRECVIAIPTVDMLDRVVGIGTCSGKDTDKFAKFKLTPLQGKVVRSPLIKECLANIECKVIDIVKKHNIVVLEAVAAYIDNKRKEKRMIHAVGDGTFIVDGRRIDRKKMMTSKLPSGI
- a CDS encoding cell division protein FtsQ, with translation MKFSETTTVALIALSGVLVSAFVSYIVSSNQADLTVNNLKVELESRFNQKLYEKRLEAYPSLYKVLSDLGKDLRAIDLPYSKLKNRLNEIDKWDSSNAILLSHSGIVNILELRNILDENTNWNPKYEPDAQVNKDLRQSIFDATLKLEEQLKEEIGIYDAEGYHNPPLSTMYPHSWKYIEGEKGKAHNN
- a CDS encoding DUF4405 domain-containing protein, producing the protein MKMKKNSLKYIIDAILFIDICSIALIGLLLGFVIPEGKKHQAAKYFLGLHRHEWGDIHLFLSAILLILLFLHLWLNWTWIVQSTKRYFGNNWKNALWCISGAWIFILIVAWIIART